Part of the Pedobacter roseus genome is shown below.
CCAATAATTTGTCGAGTAATCCGCTTTTAAATTTTTCACCCGTCATTTGCTTTATGGGTACAAACGGGCCTTTTCCACTCGTACTGATCAGCGCATCAAAAGCGCCAATTTTTTCGAACATGGCCTTAATTGATGATTCATTTGTAATATCAACCTGAACATCTCCTTTGGTATTTCCTACACGGATTACCTCATGTTTCTCCAAAAAAGCCTCGGCTACTTTTTTACCCAATGTTCCTGTTGCGCCTACAATTATTATTTTCATGCTATTATATTTAAAGGTTCAGTATTTACTAAGTTAAAGTTGCTATTAAACATTTAGCCGAGACAAAAGTTTGTGGGTGTTAATCTTGCAATATGGCTTCGGTTTTTAAGTCGTTGATAAAAAGATCGATATGAACCTCGCTTACATTGGGCATGCAGATGATATGAGAATTTCCTTGTTCAGCGGCCAATTGCCACTTTTTACAAATTGAAGCAGATGGGGTAGGGAAATTCACGGTAATGGCGTTTGGGTTTCGCCATGCGGCAATGCCCATTTCTTTAAGTTTCTCTTCGGTATAAGCTGCGGTGGCCAAACTGTGCATTGCCCTGTTTTTTAAACCCGCTAAACCCAAACGTTTAATACTATGCCATAAAAACAGTGGACTATGTCCGTTTCTTGATCCGGTAATGGTAGTATCTACACTCCCTATATAAGCAACAGAGCGGGCAATCCGGTCGCGGTTCGATTTTTTTGCCACTACCACACCACAGGGCATTGGCGAGCCAAAAAATTTATGTCCGCTGATGGCAATGCTGTCTGCACCATCTTCAAAGTCGAATGCTGGCCTGGGCTCGATCAAAGCGCTATAAGTGCCTGAAAGCGCAGCATCGGCATGGATATAATAATGCTGTATGGCCAGTTTTTTTAAAATGCTTTTGATTTTGGCCACATCATCGCGTGCTTCGGTCATGGTGGTACCTATATTGGCCATAATAATTACTGGTATCTGTCGGTTCATCCTGATGGTATGTTCCAGGTCTTCGTAATCGATCTCGCCGTTTTCCTGTGTGCGTATCACAATATTGCCCATATTAAGCAGGTGCAGGTTTTTTTGTACGCTGTAATGGGTCGCTTCAGAATAATAAACCATTCCTTTTGGATGCAGTTCTCTGGCCAGGTACAAACCATACAAATTACCTTCTGAGCCACCATTCGTTACATAACCCCACCAATTGTCTGCCGGAGCACGAAATAGCTCTGCAAAAAACTGAACGACTTCTTTTTCCAGTTCGCGCGATCCAACACCATAAGTAGAAGTAACAAAAGGATCGCCCAGGTTATTCATCGGGTATTTTAAGAAATCAGCGAGTGCCTGGTAATCAAAATCTTTAGATACCGGATAACCTAAAAATAAATCGGTCTGTTCCTTAACCTTTTCTAACAACTCATCTAATACTTGTTGATCTTTTGCTTCTAATCTGCTTGTTTTCATAAACTGATATGATTTGACAGCAAAATTAAATAAAACAAAATATAGTATTAATTAATTATATTAAATAAGAATATTATATTGATTTTAAGTGTTTGTTTGAAATTTAAAACTGACTGTGTGGGTTTGTTTTAATCGGATAGCATATAAAATATGGCTATTGCAGGTTTAATAATGCCTGTCTTACCGCGTTATCGGTTTGGTTTGCGGCCCTGTAATAGCCAACATCGCCTAAATAGTATCTGCAAAGCAATGCTTTTAAATCATTTAAGATTACATTTTTGGCACTGTATAACTGGAAACGGTCGATCGGCACATTTTTACGCTGAAGAAAGCCGATAAAATCTTTAAAGTCATTATCGTTTATCGTAAAGATATTGATATTCTGTTCCACAAAACTGGCACTATACTTCGCCGTTAATATATTGAAAACGTAATCAGAAAGCACTTTTTTGCTTACCAGGTTGCTGTAAAATTTATTGTAGCCGTTAGTATCGAGTTTGACAAAAATATCGGGCTGTATACCTCCAACCGGTTTAATTTTTCGGTTGGGCTGAACATTTACACCTTCGGTTTTTTCGATAGAATCCTGAAAAGAAGTGCGGTCACCTGTAAGTTCTCCATCCATCATACGCTCATCCAGCTCATGTTTGTAGGCATCATAGCCTTTTTTGTAAGATTTCTGGATACTGCGTCCCGATGGGGTATAATACCTGGCGATGGTTAAATTCAATGCAGAGCCATCGCCAAAAGCAAACTGCTCTTGTACCAGGCCTTTGCCAAATGAGCGGCGGCCCACAATAATACCACGTCCCAGATCCTGAATGGCTCCGGCTACAATTTCACTGGCTGAAGCTGTATTTTCATTGATCAGCACAGCAAGTTTGCCATTTTGAAAGGCGCCTGTGCCGGTTGAAAAATAATCAGTGCGTGGCTCGTGTTTGCCCTGTGTATATACTATGAGTTTGTTTTCTGGTAAAAATTGATCGGCCAGACCTGTTGCTGCAGTAAAATAACCTCCACCATTGTCGCGCAGATCGAGGATCAGTTTTTTCATGCCTTTTGCTTTCAGATTATTTGCCGCAACGGAGAAATCGTTATCGGTATTGGCGCCAAATTTACTAATGCGCACATAGCCCGTTTCGTTATTGATCATGTAAGCCGCATCAATACTGCTAATGTTCACTTTACCACGGGTAACCATAATGCGGTTGCTCTGCTGGGTATTTGGATGCAAAAGCACCACGCTTACCCCGGTACCTGCTTTACCTTTAAAACGGCCGGTAAGTTGATCTTTTGGTAAATTTCTTCCGCTTACCGTGGTGGTATCGATGCTCAGGATTTTATCACCCAACTTTATACCAGCCTGATAGGCAGGCCCATCTTTAACCACACCTGTAACCATCATGGTATCGTTAAGCATATAGTATTCTATGCCTACGCCTTCAAAATTGCCTTCCAGATTATCGGTCATGTCCTGCGCATCGGTTGGAGGCAGGTAAACACTATGTGGATCGAGCTGATGTAAAACGCTGTCTATCGGTAAATTTTGAAGCGAATCGGTATTGATGTCATCAACATAATTACCGTTGATGATGTGAAGGATTTCATTTAATTTTTCGTCGCTGTTTGCAGCAAGCTGCGGACTTTTTTTAACGCCAAATCCTTGATCTTTAATAAATTTTATACCCAAAAACATGCCCGCTATTAAAATTACAGAATAGCTTGTGGCGATCAGTATGTTGTTCCGGGTATTTTTTTTCATCAGCGTTATGCAAATTTATGAAAATTAGCGGGTTGATATATTTTTTAACTGCATTTTAGTGTCTTTTGTTTCTAATTTTTAACATTAATTAACGCAAAGATGGGATCGATTGAAATTTTTGAGCGATATTTTTGATTTTTTAGGGTAGATTTTAGAAAGAATTTACCGAATTTTATCAAAATTAAATTTATGAACAGAGTTACCGAGCAAGAATCTAACTATCAGCACATCGATCAGATGTCGGTATTGGAAGTTCTGCAGGGCATTAATAACGAAGATAAAACAGTTGCTTACGCAGTTGAGAAATCTTTGCCTCAGATCGAAAAATTAACATCGGCAGTTGCCGAAAGGATGAAAAAAGGCGGCCGTCTTTTTTATATTGGCGCAGGTACCAGCGGCCGTTTGGGGGTGGTAGATGCATCAGAATGTCCACCTACTTATGGCGTTCCGTTTGATTGGGTAGTGGGGATTATTGCAGGTGGTGATACTGCCATTAGAAAAGCAGTAGAATTTGCCGAAGATGATTCTGAACAGGCCTGGAAAGATCTTCAGGAGTTCAATATCAACGAAAAAGATTGTTTGGTTGGTTTAGCCGCTTCGGGCACTACACCTTACGTTATCGGTGGGCTGAACACGGCACGTAAACATGGTATTTTAACAGGTTGTATTGTTTGTAACACTGGCGGACCGATAGCGGCAGAATCGGATTTTCCGGTTGAAGTGGTGGTTGGCCCTGAGTTTGTTACCGGATCTACCCGCATGAAATCGGGCACGGCACAAAAAATGGTTTTAAACATGCTCAGTACCACAGTAATGGTGCAACTGGGCCGCGTAGTTGGCAATAAAATGGTCGACATGCAGTTAACTAACCATAAATTAGTCGATCGGGGTACACAAATGGTTGCCGACGAACTGAATATCGGTTATGATGAAGCCGCCGAATTGTTGACCCGTTACGGAAGCGTACGCAAAGCGGTAGAAGCAGGACACTAAGGAATGATAGAATGATAGAATGAGAAAATGAGAGAAGGATGGAATTAGAGAATGTTGAATGGGGGAATTAGAGAAGGATGAAAGTTTGAATGCAGAATTAAACTTAACATTCAATCATTCAAAATTCACTCATTCAATATTTATCTACTCTCTCATTCAATAATTATAATTAAAAGCATGCACGAGATAGAGCCTTATTACCAGTGGAGAGATGATTATATTTCTGCAGAAGACGAACGTTCTCCGTTTTACAATACCGAATATTCGGAACTTTATTTCGATAAGCAGATTTATAACTTTTTACTGCACCCGCAGTGGGATGAGTTTGGTTCGAATACACTTTACATGAAGGTGTTATATGCAGATTACGACCGCAGTTATGCCATTATCGAATTTATAGGCGAATGGAACGATGCCATTAACAATGATATTATGCTAATGAAGCGTGATATTTTAGAACTGATGATGGATGAAGGCATCAATAAATTTATCCTGATCGGAGAAAATGTACTGAATTTTCATGCTTCCGATGATAGTTATTACGAAGAATGGTTTCAGGAAGTAGAAGATGGCTGGATTGTTGGGGTAAATTTTCAACAGCATGTAATTACCGAATTTAGGGACAATAACATCGATTATTACATTAACTTTGGGGGCGCTTTTGATAATCTGCCTTGGCGCACGTTAAAACCACTACAGTTCTTTAAAAAAGTTGAAGAACTGCTGACAAAAAGATTGAACTAAATATTTATTTTTATATAGTTAAATACACAAAATTTAAAATGGAACAACAAAATTTTGAATATCAAAAAAACAGCGTTTTTGTACAAGAAAACTCTGTTTCTAAAAAATTCTTTGCAAACGTTTTCTTATGGATGTTTGTTGCGTTGAGTTTATCTACAGTAGCTGCGTATCTTTTTGGTACCAATGAACAATTGATGCAGTATCTTTTAAATATTAACCCTGCAACCGGAAAAGTAAGTATGTCAATCTTTGGCTATATCGCTATGTTTGCACCACTTGGCCTTGTATTATTGATGGGCTTTGGTTTAAGCAGATTATCATTGCCAGCATTAATTGGCGTATTTGTGCTTTATTCCGTGCTAACAGGAGTAAGTTTAAGTTTTATCTTGTTAACCTATACTTCAGGTTCAATAGTAAGCTGTTTTGCAGGTGCTGCAGGTATATTTGGTATCATGGCCGTTATGGGTTATACTACTAATATCGATCTAAGTAAGTTTGGGCCCATTTTAATGGTGGGTGTAATTGGTTTAGTGATTGCGAGTGTAATTAATATGTTTATCCAGAGCGAACAGTTCAGCTTATTTATGGCTTTCATTGGCATTGCCATATTCACAGCGTTAACTGCTTACGATGTACAAAAAATAAAAAGAATCGGCGAAGGGATTGAGGCTAGTGGCGAACAGGTTCTTCAGATCGAATCCAAAAAAATGGCTATTGTTGCCGCTTTATCTTTATACCTTGATTTCTTAAATATCTTCCTATTCTTACTACGTATTTTCGGAAGTAGAAAATAATCATCAACAGAACAATATTCTTAAGGCTGTGCAGAATTGCATGGCCTTTGTAATTTTATTTGGTAGCGAAGCGATAAATTTTGGAATTGATGTAGCTTTGTTGCATTTTTGTATGCTTATTAAGAAAGACGGAGGGATTAGACCCAACGAAGTCTTAGCAACCTGTAACCATACAAGGTGCTAAATTCTATCCCGAATAAATTCGGGACCAGATAAGTTTAGGATTACGATTCACGTACCAACTTTTTAGATAAGCCTTTTTTTGAGATTTGAGATGATAGATTTGAGATTTGAGGCACATAGGTTGTGCTTAATAATTCTCATATCACATATCTCAATTCTCATATCTAACGACAAGAATGAGTATAAGAGAAGAATTAGAGAAACGTATTTTGGTGATTGATGGTGCAATGGGTACCATGATTCAGCGATATACTTTAACCGAAGAAGATTTTAGGGGAGAGCGATTTAAGGACCATCCCTGTGATGTAAAAGGCAATAATGATTTGCTCAACATTACACGTCCGGATATTATAAAAACGATACACCTGGAGTATATGGCGGCTGGTGCCGATATTATTGAAACCAATACTTTCAGTACACAGCGTATTTCCATGGCCGATTACCAGATGGAAGACCTTTCTTACGAAATGAGTTTCGAAGGGGCACGCGTAGCAAAAGAGGCTGCAACTGAGTTTATGGCTGCAAATCCAGACCGCAAGTGTTTTGTTGCAGGCGCCATTGGTCCAACCAACCGTACCCTTTCTATGTCGCCAAATGTAAACGATCCCGGTTTTAGGGCCGTTTATTTTGATGAGTTAGAAGAAGCTTATTACGAGCAGGTTCGCGGCCTGGTAGATGGTGGTTCGGATGTTTTATTGATCGAAACCATTTTCGATACTTTAAATGCTAAAGTGGCCATTGTGGCCATTAAAAAATATGAAGAGGTAATAGGCCGTAAACTGGAAATCATGATTTCAGGAACCATTACCGATGCCTCTGGCAGAACGCTTTCCGGTCAAACGGCAGAAGCTTTTTTGAATTCTGTAATGCATGCTAAACCATTAAGTATAGGTTTTAACTGTGCATTGGGGGCAAAAGAAATGCGTCCGCACATCGAGGAGTTAGCGGCAAAAGCAGGTTGTTACGTTTCAGCCTATCCTAATGCAGGTTTACCGAATGAGTTTGGTGCTTACGATGAGCAGCCGCACGAAACTGCACATCTGGTAGATGATTTTATTGCCTCTGGTTTTGTAAATATTGTAGGTGGTTGTTGCGGTACTACACCGGAACATATTGGCTGCATTGCCAAAAATGCCAGAAAAGCTGAGCCGCGCAAAATTCCGGTGCTCGAACCTTACATGCGTTTAAGCGGCTTGGAGCCGGTAACCATCACCCCGGATAGCATTTTTGTAAACATTGGCGAAAGAACCAATATTACTGGTTCTCCAAAATTCTCCAAACTGATTTTAGGAGGCGATTATGAAGCCGCATTGGCCGTTGCTCTGCAACAGGTTGAGGGCGGTGCGCAGGTAATCGATGTAAACATGGATGAGGGGATGCTGGATTCGGAAGCGGCAATGACCAAATTCTTAAACCTGATTGCTTCAGAACCCGATATTGCCAAATTGCCTATCATGGTCGATTCATCTAAATGGTCGGTTATCGAAAATGGCTTAAAATGTTTACAGGGGAAAGGAATTGTAAACTCCATTTCCTTAAAAGAGGGCGAGGATAAATTCCGAGAAAGTGCCCGTAAAATTATGCAATACGGTGCTGCGGTTGTGGTAATGGCTTTTGATGAACAAGGTCAGGCCGATAATTACGAACGTAGGAAAGAAATCTGTAAAAGAAGTTACGATATACTGGTACATGAAATCGGTTTCCCCCAGAGGATATTATTTTCGACCCTAATATCTTAACCGTTGCAACCGGATTAGAGGAGCATAATAATTATGCCGTCGATTTCATCAATGCCACCCGTTGGATCAAAGAAAACCTGCCTCATGCTAAAGTGAGTGGTGGGGTTTCGAATATTTCGTTCTCTTTCAGGGGCAATAATACTGTCCGCGAAGCGATGCACTCTGCATTTCTTTATCATGCCATCCAGGCCGGTTTAGATATGGGTATCGTTAACGCGGGGATGTTGGAGGTTTATCAGGAAATTCCACCTGAGCTACTGGAAAGGGTAGAAGATGTACTCTTAAATCGTAGAGATGATGCAACAGAACGTTTGGTAGAATATGCCGATACCGTAAAGTCTAAAGGCAAAGAGGTTGTTAAAGACGAAGAGTGGAGAAAAGGTACTGTTGAAGAAAGGTTGTCGCATTCACTGGTAAAAGGAATTGTGGAGTACCTGGATGATGATGTGGAAGAAGCAAGACAAAAATACGCCCGCCCGATTCAGGTAATTGAAGGACCATTAATGGACGGAATGAACATTGTCGGTGATCTTTTTGGTGCGGGAAAAATGTTTTTGCCTCAGGTGGTTAAATCGGCAAGGGTAATGAAAAAAGCTGTAGCTTATTTGTTGCCATTTATAGAGCAGGAAAAACTGGATAATCCCGATCAGGATCAGAATTCATCAGCAGGAAGGGTATTAATGGCTACGGTTAAAGGCGATGTGCATGATATTGGAAAAAATATTGTGGGTGTGGTTTTGGCCTGTAATAACTTCGAAATTGTTGATATGGGGGTAATGGTTCCTGCACAGGAAATCATTAAAAAAGCCAAAGAAATTAATGCCGATATTATTGGTTTAAGTGGATTGATTACACCATCGCTGGATGAAATGGTTCACTTTGCCAAAGAAATGGAACGCGAAGGTTTTACCATTCCATTGATCATTGGTGGTGCAACTACTTCCAGAATCCACGCTGCAGTAAAAGTAGCACCAAATTACTCTGGACCTGCTATCCACGTGTTAGATGCTTCAAGAAGTGTTACGGTTTGCAGCACCTTAATGAATCCTGATACGAGAGACGATTATATTGCAGGTATCAGGGCCGAATACGATAAAGCACGCGAAGCACATTTAAACAAACGCTCTGATAAACGTTTTAAAACACTTGAAGAAGCACGTGAAAATAAATTTAAGATCGATTTTCAGCCTAATCTGCCCGTTCCGGAATTTACGGGTACAAGGGTTTTCGATAATTATCCTTTAGAGGAACTGGTTCCTTATATCGATTGGACACCCTTTTTCCATACTTGGGAACTTCGTGGCAGTTATCCTAAAATTTTCGATGATAAAAATGTAGGCGACGAGGCAAAGAAACTTTTTGATGATGCACAGACTTTGTTAAAACGGATCCTCGATGAGAAATTATTAACCGCAAGAGCGGTAATTGGTTTCTGGCCGGCAAATGCAGTAGGAGACGATATCGAGTTGAGAGTTGAGAGTGCTGAGTTGGGAGACTCCAAACTCCAAACTTCAAACTCCAAACTAATCAAAATTCACACCCTCCGCCAGCAGGCAGAAAAAGTAGATGGGCAGCCTTATTATGCTTTATCTGATTTTATTGCACCAAAAGAAAGTGGTATTCAGGATTATTTTGGTGGTTTTGCGGTAACTGCTGGTATCGGGATAGATGAACTGGTAAATGAGTTCGAATCCAATTACGATGATTACAATAGTATCATGGCAAAAGCATTGGCCGATCGGTTGGCTGAAGCTTTTGCAGAGCGCCTGCACGAGCGCGTACGTAAAGAATATTGGGGTTATGCACAGGATGAAAACCTGAGCAACCAGGAATTGATTAAGGAAGAATATGCGGGTATCCGTCCGGCACCTGGTTATCCTGCTTGTCCGGAACACACTGAAAAAGGTACCTTGTTCCAATTGCTTGATGCGGAGAATAAAATTGGACTTCACTTAACCGAAAGTTATGCCATGTATCCAACAGCAGCGGTAAGTGGGTTTTATTTTGCACACCCCGATTCGAGGTATTTCGGATTAGGAAAAATAACCAAAGACCAGATTGAAGATTACGCCATCAGAAAGAATATGCCGGTTGAAGAAGTGGAAAGATGGTTAAGTCCGAATTTAGCTTATTAACCCATCGCTTTGTTATCCTGATCCGATAGCTATCGGATGCAGCGAAGGGATCTCTAAGTGAAAAACACATAATTTTGATGTTAGCAGTCATCAAATATAGGAACTGCCATTATGTTTGAGATGCTTCATTAGCATTCAGCATGACAACCAAACCAGGTTATGAAGATTACAGACCATATAAAAAACGCAAAGGGTAAAACCTTATTTTCTTTTGAACTATTGCCGCCTATCAAAGGGCAAAGTATACAGTGGATTTATGATGCGATAGAGCCGTTATTGGAATTTAATCCACCTTTTATCGATGTAACTTCGCTCCGCGAAGATTACATTTACAAAGAGCAGGCAAATGGTTTGCTCCAAAAGGTATCTTATCGCAAGCGTCCCGGTACCATTGCTATATGTGCAGCCATTATCCATAAATATAAAGTTGATGCTGTTCCGCATCTCATTTGCGGTGGTTTTACCAAAGAGGAAACCGAAAATGCATTGATCGATCTGCAGTTTTTAGGTATCGATAACGTTTTAGCCCTGCGAGGTGACGCCCGAAAAGCAGATGGGAACTTTGTTCCAACTCCAGGCGGACATTGTTATGCAACTGACCTGATCGAGCACATCAAAAACCATAATGAAGGTAAATTTCTGCATGAAGATGTAGAAACTTTTAAAAGTGATTTTTGTATCGGTGTTGCTGGTTATCCGGAGAAACATTTTGAAGCCCCTAACATGAGTACCGATTTCAAATACCTGAAAAAGAAGGTCGAGGCAGGTGCGGAGTTCATCGTAACGCAGATGTTTTTCGATAACCAGAAGTATTTCGATTTCGTGAAAAAATGCAGGGAAAATGATATTAACATTCCAATTATTCCGGGATTAAAGCCAATCAGTACCTTATCGCAGTTAAATGTGCTGCCTAAAATTTTTCACATCGATTTGCCTGATGAATTGACCGATGCGCTATCTCACGCTAAAAACAATAATGAGGCTAAAGAAATCGGTACAGAAGCCATGATCAAACAATGTAAAGAGCTGATCGATTTTGGCGCTCCGGTATTGCACTTTTATACCATGGGTCGCCCCGAGCAGACTAAAAAAATTGCGAAAGCTATTTTTTAATAAAAAGACTTCGTAGGTTTTTAAAACCTGCGAGGTCTAAGCAAGCCATAATTGCAAAAAAACTGTCCTTACCTTCGTAAACTATCGGATAGCATCTATCCATTATTTCAAATTCTTACAGAACTTTAACCTAAAATTTATTGTTTTAAGGGCATACAACTTATATTTGTATCAATGAAGTTTTATACCCTTAAATACATCCTCATTAGCTGCATTGCGCTAACTTTTTTTCTAAAGGTGAGTCATGTGATTTCGTATTTGAGTTATTCTGCAGATCGTATTGAGGTTTTATCTACTAATGATGATGCGACCGAAAAGGAAGAAAAGAAAGTAGAAACCGAATATGCTATAAATCAGATCTTACTTCATACGGATATTTATTTCCCGCTACAAACTGCTAAGAAGGTAATCATTCCTGATCACTCTTTTAAATTGGCTTATTTCCCAGAAGTTTTAACGCCACCTCCTTCTATTTAACATATACTTTCCGTTTATTCCTTGTTTCGCATAAAAGTGAAGCAAATAGTCTATTTTAAAAATTACAAATAAGAAGATATGAAACGAGCAATTTCATTCGCAGTGCTGTTAGCCGCTGCGTCGTTAAAAATCAGTGCACAAGAAGTTGTGCAAAACAATATTAAACCTGTAGAAAATGCTTTAAGTCGGGTTACTAAGCTCGAGCCGGTAAGTTTTAACTATAACAAAACCTGGGCTGAAAAATTAAAATTATCAGCACGGCCACAATATGGTTTCATAGGCGCCGATGCCAAAACGGCTGTTCCGGAAATTGTTTCCGTACAGTCCAAAGATTATCCGGCAGGTAAAAATGCATTTAAAAGTGCAACGATTACCAAAGTGGATTATGAAAGTTTGGTGCCACTGTTGGTAGCCAGTATAAAAGAGCAGCAGCAACAAATTGAAGAACTGAAACGCGAAATCAGTACATTAAAGTCGCAGAATACTAAATAATGAAAATCCCGATGAGAATCGGGATTTTTTTTGATCAACATTAATTACTGAAAGTAAAAAAAAGGTAACTAATCTGTGGTTAAAGCCAGCCAGTGTAATTATTGGGCTAGCTTTACCCCGTTAAATAATATCAATATATAAATGAATAACAAAATTGCCGAAAGC
Proteins encoded:
- a CDS encoding S41 family peptidase; amino-acid sequence: MKKNTRNNILIATSYSVILIAGMFLGIKFIKDQGFGVKKSPQLAANSDEKLNEILHIINGNYVDDINTDSLQNLPIDSVLHQLDPHSVYLPPTDAQDMTDNLEGNFEGVGIEYYMLNDTMMVTGVVKDGPAYQAGIKLGDKILSIDTTTVSGRNLPKDQLTGRFKGKAGTGVSVVLLHPNTQQSNRIMVTRGKVNISSIDAAYMINNETGYVRISKFGANTDNDFSVAANNLKAKGMKKLILDLRDNGGGYFTAATGLADQFLPENKLIVYTQGKHEPRTDYFSTGTGAFQNGKLAVLINENTASASEIVAGAIQDLGRGIIVGRRSFGKGLVQEQFAFGDGSALNLTIARYYTPSGRSIQKSYKKGYDAYKHELDERMMDGELTGDRTSFQDSIEKTEGVNVQPNRKIKPVGGIQPDIFVKLDTNGYNKFYSNLVSKKVLSDYVFNILTAKYSASFVEQNINIFTINDNDFKDFIGFLQRKNVPIDRFQLYSAKNVILNDLKALLCRYYLGDVGYYRAANQTDNAVRQALLNLQ
- a CDS encoding Bax inhibitor-1/YccA family protein — protein: MEQQNFEYQKNSVFVQENSVSKKFFANVFLWMFVALSLSTVAAYLFGTNEQLMQYLLNINPATGKVSMSIFGYIAMFAPLGLVLLMGFGLSRLSLPALIGVFVLYSVLTGVSLSFILLTYTSGSIVSCFAGAAGIFGIMAVMGYTTNIDLSKFGPILMVGVIGLVIASVINMFIQSEQFSLFMAFIGIAIFTALTAYDVQKIKRIGEGIEASGEQVLQIESKKMAIVAALSLYLDFLNIFLFLLRIFGSRK
- the murQ gene encoding N-acetylmuramic acid 6-phosphate etherase, whose amino-acid sequence is MNRVTEQESNYQHIDQMSVLEVLQGINNEDKTVAYAVEKSLPQIEKLTSAVAERMKKGGRLFYIGAGTSGRLGVVDASECPPTYGVPFDWVVGIIAGGDTAIRKAVEFAEDDSEQAWKDLQEFNINEKDCLVGLAASGTTPYVIGGLNTARKHGILTGCIVCNTGGPIAAESDFPVEVVVGPEFVTGSTRMKSGTAQKMVLNMLSTTVMVQLGRVVGNKMVDMQLTNHKLVDRGTQMVADELNIGYDEAAELLTRYGSVRKAVEAGH
- the metF gene encoding methylenetetrahydrofolate reductase [NAD(P)H], with translation MKITDHIKNAKGKTLFSFELLPPIKGQSIQWIYDAIEPLLEFNPPFIDVTSLREDYIYKEQANGLLQKVSYRKRPGTIAICAAIIHKYKVDAVPHLICGGFTKEETENALIDLQFLGIDNVLALRGDARKADGNFVPTPGGHCYATDLIEHIKNHNEGKFLHEDVETFKSDFCIGVAGYPEKHFEAPNMSTDFKYLKKKVEAGAEFIVTQMFFDNQKYFDFVKKCRENDINIPIIPGLKPISTLSQLNVLPKIFHIDLPDELTDALSHAKNNNEAKEIGTEAMIKQCKELIDFGAPVLHFYTMGRPEQTKKIAKAIF
- a CDS encoding histidine decarboxylase — its product is MKTSRLEAKDQQVLDELLEKVKEQTDLFLGYPVSKDFDYQALADFLKYPMNNLGDPFVTSTYGVGSRELEKEVVQFFAELFRAPADNWWGYVTNGGSEGNLYGLYLARELHPKGMVYYSEATHYSVQKNLHLLNMGNIVIRTQENGEIDYEDLEHTIRMNRQIPVIIMANIGTTMTEARDDVAKIKSILKKLAIQHYYIHADAALSGTYSALIEPRPAFDFEDGADSIAISGHKFFGSPMPCGVVVAKKSNRDRIARSVAYIGSVDTTITGSRNGHSPLFLWHSIKRLGLAGLKNRAMHSLATAAYTEEKLKEMGIAAWRNPNAITVNFPTPSASICKKWQLAAEQGNSHIICMPNVSEVHIDLFINDLKTEAILQD
- a CDS encoding tail fiber domain-containing protein gives rise to the protein MKRAISFAVLLAAASLKISAQEVVQNNIKPVENALSRVTKLEPVSFNYNKTWAEKLKLSARPQYGFIGADAKTAVPEIVSVQSKDYPAGKNAFKSATITKVDYESLVPLLVASIKEQQQQIEELKREISTLKSQNTK